The Pasteurella multocida genome contains a region encoding:
- a CDS encoding uroporphyrinogen-III synthase, translated as MAVLVTRPDVRGAQLTEMLIQAGIFAIHLPLFTIETGRELNDLPNKLSQLKAGDYVFAVSKHAVQYAVDTLKNTGFSWRTDLAYFAVGQRSAEFFASQIERAVLYPYRQESSEGLLALDAMQDLSEKHILILRGNGGREYFSEQAQLRGAKVETLECYQRVPTAYNNAEQISICKRAGINRLVISSAEILQYLVDFVPESEHNWLKSCQLVTVSQRIANLAKQLGWCDVVVSPRADNVHLLKTLLSAD; from the coding sequence ATGGCGGTATTAGTCACTCGACCTGATGTGCGAGGCGCACAGTTAACAGAGATGTTGATTCAAGCGGGGATTTTTGCAATCCATTTACCGCTCTTTACGATCGAAACAGGACGAGAATTGAATGACTTGCCGAATAAACTGTCGCAACTTAAAGCGGGTGATTATGTTTTTGCAGTTTCAAAACATGCTGTTCAGTATGCAGTCGATACGTTAAAGAATACAGGGTTTTCTTGGCGAACAGATTTAGCCTATTTTGCGGTAGGACAACGCAGTGCTGAATTTTTTGCCAGTCAAATCGAACGTGCGGTATTGTATCCTTATCGACAGGAAAGTAGCGAAGGATTATTGGCACTGGATGCCATGCAAGATTTGTCAGAAAAGCACATTTTAATTTTACGCGGCAATGGGGGACGTGAGTATTTTTCTGAACAGGCACAATTGCGTGGTGCTAAAGTGGAGACGCTCGAATGTTACCAGCGTGTACCGACTGCCTACAATAATGCAGAGCAAATCAGTATTTGTAAGCGTGCAGGAATTAATCGGCTTGTGATTAGCAGTGCAGAAATTTTGCAGTATCTTGTGGATTTTGTTCCAGAAAGCGAACATAATTGGCTAAAAAGTTGTCAGCTGGTGACGGTAAGTCAGCGTATTGCCAATTTAGCCAAACAATTGGGTTGGTGTGATGTGGTGGTTTCACCGCGAGCAGATAACGTGCATTTACTAAAAACATTGCTGTCTGCGGACTAA
- the hemC gene encoding hydroxymethylbilane synthase yields MTRKSLRIATRQSPLALWQANYVKACLEKIHAGLVVELVPMVTKGDVILDTPLAKIGGKGLFVKELEQALLKGEADIAVHSMKDVPMQFPAGLMLSTICQREDPRDAFVSNSYRTLMELPAGAVVGTSSLRRQCQLKQLRPDLHIHSLRGNVGTRLAKLDNGDYDAIILAAAGLIRLGQQQRITSLIDVTQCLPAAGQGAVGIECRQEAEIELLLAPLADPETTACVLAERAMNRHLQGGCQVPIAGYAIIEEGQLFLRALVGEVDGSSILRAEGRSAVADAETLGIQVAEKLLQQGADKILQTLYSN; encoded by the coding sequence ATGACAAGAAAAAGCTTGAGAATCGCTACGCGTCAGAGCCCGCTTGCATTGTGGCAAGCGAACTATGTGAAAGCCTGTTTAGAAAAAATCCATGCTGGATTAGTGGTCGAACTTGTCCCAATGGTGACAAAAGGGGATGTGATTTTAGATACGCCACTGGCTAAAATTGGAGGAAAAGGACTCTTTGTGAAAGAGTTAGAACAAGCTTTATTAAAGGGCGAAGCCGATATTGCCGTACATTCGATGAAAGATGTCCCTATGCAGTTTCCAGCAGGATTAATGCTTAGCACCATTTGTCAACGTGAAGATCCGCGTGATGCATTTGTATCAAATTCATACCGCACTCTCATGGAATTACCTGCTGGTGCGGTGGTGGGCACCTCTAGCTTACGTCGCCAATGTCAGTTAAAGCAGTTACGTCCTGATCTACACATTCATTCACTACGTGGCAATGTTGGGACTCGCTTAGCAAAATTAGATAACGGCGATTATGATGCGATTATTCTGGCTGCCGCGGGGCTTATACGTTTAGGGCAACAACAACGTATCACCTCTTTGATTGATGTCACACAATGTTTGCCTGCCGCAGGGCAAGGTGCCGTTGGCATTGAATGTCGTCAAGAGGCAGAAATTGAGCTGCTGTTAGCCCCTTTAGCCGATCCAGAAACGACTGCTTGTGTATTGGCTGAACGTGCGATGAATCGGCATTTACAAGGGGGATGTCAGGTGCCAATTGCAGGTTATGCGATTATCGAAGAGGGACAGCTCTTTTTGCGTGCTTTAGTGGGCGAAGTAGACGGTTCCAGTATACTTCGTGCAGAAGGACGGAGTGCGGTTGCGGATGCCGAAACATTAGGTATTCAAGTGGCAGAAAAACTTTTACAGCAAGGTGCGGATAAAATCTTGCAAACACTTTATTCAAACTAA
- a CDS encoding class I adenylate cyclase, with protein sequence MNYDLFSAQKKVEYLDKLRIERALSGSSGEFQHVFQLLTLLLHINHPNLPGYVADAPVGIADFVISPYQKQYLLTTVPSLEANQSLLPSFSYRSTNAILGVYVMGSIASISQTPKSDLDTWVCHRDDLSTKEKEALQRKTHLLKNWAKQFNIEINFYLMDQKRFRCFRYAEPLTAENCGSAQYMLLLDEFYRSAIRLAGKPLLWLHLLIEQEENYESEVERLVRTQQICLDDWVDFGGLGQLSANEYFGASLWQLYKGIDAPYKSVIKILLLETYSSEYPNTYLIARQFKEELLTGKLNPSHHFDPYLAMLQRATRYLTKHNELKRLGFVRRSVYLKATEGMCWQDPNATNNWRLQHLQKLIQEWDWSDALIEELNQRANWKIKQVKKAHNSLIKFLMLSYRNLVAFARKHKVNSSIMPQDISVLTRKLYTAFEELPGKITLLNPQISLNLSEKNLLFFEVKGSKTFKDGWYVVNQTPSVAGFVQKRYTEYSESLNKLVAWAYFNRILTANTDLHIISPNVSLTTLRHFVTDLRLSFPVTVSSVTNEDLTHACEIRSLIVAVNLTVDPTKKITQVKSRIQASDLFSFGPKEESLVGSIDITYRNLWNEIRTLHFEGPNAILLALKVLSNKIHRGAPSPKLIQVFSYSHRYRRTLSNIVTALINRCISIQIGDALPPQNNLLRVAGKNWQFFFEERGISLQEIHSNEELEATGFDTALQTEVEEKESALPDTSRTYPPEIDHFASEGFLQFFFEDNSDGSFNVYILDEANRIEIYRNCDGQKEKKILEINHIYQSSGLDENNNPYKIVQRDFNYPQFYQLLLQENGVKIVPFHSRLAMS encoded by the coding sequence TTGAATTACGATCTCTTTAGTGCCCAAAAGAAAGTGGAGTATTTAGATAAGCTACGTATTGAGCGCGCATTATCTGGTTCTTCTGGCGAATTTCAGCACGTTTTTCAGTTACTTACGTTGTTGTTACATATTAACCACCCTAATCTGCCCGGCTACGTTGCTGACGCGCCTGTAGGGATTGCTGACTTTGTGATTTCCCCCTACCAAAAACAATATCTGCTCACAACCGTGCCGAGCTTAGAGGCTAATCAGTCGCTGCTCCCGTCCTTCTCTTACCGTAGTACCAATGCCATTTTAGGTGTCTATGTGATGGGCAGTATTGCCTCTATTTCACAAACACCAAAATCGGATCTAGATACTTGGGTCTGCCATCGTGATGATTTAAGTACAAAAGAAAAAGAAGCCTTACAACGTAAAACACATTTATTAAAAAATTGGGCGAAACAATTCAACATTGAAATCAATTTTTATTTAATGGATCAAAAGCGGTTCCGTTGTTTCCGTTATGCGGAACCGTTAACAGCAGAAAACTGCGGTTCAGCTCAATATATGTTACTGTTGGACGAATTCTATCGCTCTGCAATTCGCTTAGCAGGCAAACCATTACTCTGGCTACATTTATTGATCGAACAAGAAGAAAATTATGAAAGTGAAGTCGAGCGGTTAGTCCGTACCCAACAAATTTGTCTTGATGATTGGGTTGATTTTGGTGGTTTGGGGCAACTTTCCGCCAACGAGTATTTTGGTGCAAGTTTATGGCAACTGTACAAGGGGATCGATGCGCCTTATAAATCGGTCATCAAAATCTTATTGTTAGAAACGTATTCATCGGAATACCCCAATACCTATTTAATTGCGCGCCAATTTAAAGAAGAATTATTAACAGGTAAGCTCAACCCAAGCCATCATTTTGATCCCTATTTAGCCATGTTGCAACGAGCGACACGCTACCTCACGAAACACAATGAATTAAAACGTTTAGGTTTTGTTCGCCGCAGTGTTTACTTAAAAGCAACCGAAGGTATGTGTTGGCAAGATCCTAATGCGACAAATAATTGGCGCTTACAGCATTTGCAAAAGCTCATCCAAGAGTGGGACTGGTCGGACGCCTTAATTGAAGAATTAAATCAACGCGCTAACTGGAAAATCAAACAAGTCAAAAAAGCACATAACAGCTTAATTAAATTCTTAATGCTCAGTTATCGTAATTTAGTGGCCTTTGCTCGTAAACACAAAGTGAACTCGAGTATCATGCCACAAGACATCAGTGTGCTTACACGCAAACTGTATACAGCATTTGAAGAATTACCCGGTAAAATTACCCTACTTAACCCACAAATTTCACTCAATTTATCTGAGAAGAATTTGCTGTTTTTTGAAGTCAAAGGCAGTAAAACGTTCAAAGACGGGTGGTATGTGGTGAATCAAACACCAAGTGTTGCCGGCTTTGTACAAAAACGCTATACCGAATACAGTGAGAGTTTAAACAAACTGGTCGCTTGGGCGTATTTTAATCGTATTCTCACCGCCAATACCGACTTACACATTATTAGTCCCAATGTTTCCTTAACAACCTTGCGGCATTTTGTCACCGATTTACGTCTCTCATTTCCGGTCACAGTTTCCTCTGTCACGAATGAGGATTTAACTCATGCTTGTGAAATTCGGAGCTTAATTGTGGCAGTTAACTTAACCGTTGACCCAACCAAAAAAATCACACAAGTCAAATCTCGCATTCAAGCCAGTGATTTATTTAGTTTTGGACCGAAAGAAGAAAGTTTAGTCGGTAGTATCGATATTACTTACCGTAATCTTTGGAATGAAATTAGAACCTTACATTTTGAAGGACCAAATGCGATCCTCTTAGCCTTGAAGGTGCTGTCAAATAAAATTCATCGTGGCGCCCCTTCACCAAAATTGATTCAAGTGTTTTCTTATAGTCATCGTTACCGCCGTACGTTGAGTAATATTGTCACCGCTTTGATCAACCGCTGTATTAGTATCCAAATTGGCGATGCACTTCCACCACAAAATAATCTATTGCGTGTGGCAGGTAAAAACTGGCAGTTTTTCTTTGAAGAGCGTGGCATCAGCTTACAAGAAATTCACTCAAATGAAGAATTAGAAGCCACTGGCTTTGATACCGCGCTACAAACCGAAGTGGAAGAAAAAGAAAGCGCCTTACCCGATACCTCACGAACCTACCCCCCAGAGATTGATCACTTTGCCAGTGAGGGCTTTTTACAATTTTTCTTTGAAGATAATTCTGATGGTTCCTTTAATGTCTATATTTTAGATGAAGCCAATCGCATCGAAATTTACCGTAACTGCGATGGACAAAAAGAAAAGAAGATTTTGGAGATTAACCACATTTATCAATCTTCAGGCTTGGATGAAAATAACAATCCGTATAAAATTGTGCAGCGTGATTTTAACTATCCGCAATTCTATCAATTATTATTACAAGAGAATGGCGTAAAAATCGTACCATTCCACAGTCGATTAGCGATGTCATAA
- a CDS encoding response regulator, protein MSEKMKVLIIDDHPLMRRGIKQLMELAPNFEVVADAGNGSEGISLALQTQPDLIILDLNMKGLSGLDTLKALRAEGIDARILILTVSDLKSDIFTLIDAGAAGYLLKDTEPDALLSQIQRIAQGEVILSDSIKDALIERQMNADPIYSLTDREMDVLRLIATGLSNKQIAGQLFISEETVKVHIRNLLRKLNVHSRVAATVLYFEHKGR, encoded by the coding sequence ATGTCAGAAAAAATGAAAGTGTTGATTATCGACGATCATCCATTGATGCGTCGAGGAATCAAACAACTTATGGAATTAGCGCCAAATTTTGAAGTGGTTGCGGATGCGGGTAACGGCAGTGAAGGTATTAGCCTCGCATTACAAACGCAACCTGATTTGATTATTCTTGATTTGAATATGAAAGGGTTATCAGGACTGGATACATTAAAAGCACTGCGCGCGGAAGGCATTGATGCACGCATTTTGATTTTGACAGTGTCTGATTTAAAAAGTGATATTTTTACCTTAATTGATGCTGGGGCAGCCGGTTACTTATTAAAAGATACGGAACCCGACGCGCTCTTAAGCCAAATTCAACGTATCGCACAAGGGGAAGTTATCCTAAGCGATTCAATTAAAGATGCATTAATTGAACGCCAGATGAATGCAGATCCTATTTATTCTCTCACCGATCGCGAAATGGATGTCTTACGTTTAATTGCGACAGGACTCTCCAATAAACAGATCGCTGGTCAGTTATTTATTTCAGAGGAAACCGTTAAAGTGCATATTCGTAATTTGCTCCGTAAGCTGAATGTGCATTCGCGCGTTGCGGCAACGGTGCTTTATTTTGAGCATAAAGGACGCTAG
- a CDS encoding autotransporter assembly complex protein TamA, with translation MKLLSNTKASLITKTVFFIGSVLLSTVSLAQQLELQVKGIQNTQLNNNVRIYVGMIDKEEADGSERHKQLVREAIDKALRAYGYYQNEVEFQIESQKPPKKDQLIAHVKIGEPVKIADVDFVLQGEATQDPEFIAVTKNIPEKGSILNHETYDNYKSHIQKIALSRGYFDGDFLVSRLEVSPSTQQAWWRLNYDSGERYRFGEVTFENAQIREDYLRNMINFNKGQPYLINDLSTLTNNYTSSNWFSSVLMQPVLDEEHKIVNVDVLLQPRKKNSMEVGIGWASDVGPRLQLGWTKPWINNRGHSFRTNLYVSAPKQTLEATYKMPLLKNPLNYYYEYSAGLENENKNDTESFASSLSAIRYWNHEAGWQHSLGLRVRYDSFIQANVKDKTLLVFPTASVRRTRLQGGLFPTWGDTQKLTVDLGRTWWLSDVNFLKMQGSSLWVRTYLQHHRIVTRLELGWLHTKNIERIPPALRFFAGGDRSIRGYGYKKIAPKNNAGKLVGGSRLLTGSFEYQYQVYPDWWLATFADTGLAANQFTTKELRYGAGMGVRWASPVGAIKFDIATPVRDKDNSKNIQFYIGLGAEL, from the coding sequence ATGAAATTATTAAGTAATACAAAGGCATCATTGATCACAAAAACGGTATTTTTTATCGGCAGTGTACTTTTGAGTACAGTCAGTTTGGCACAACAATTAGAACTACAAGTAAAAGGTATCCAGAATACTCAGCTTAATAATAATGTGCGTATTTACGTCGGTATGATTGATAAAGAAGAAGCCGACGGTTCCGAGCGTCATAAGCAATTGGTACGCGAAGCAATCGATAAAGCATTGCGGGCATACGGCTATTATCAAAACGAAGTGGAATTTCAAATCGAAAGCCAAAAACCCCCTAAAAAAGATCAATTAATCGCCCATGTGAAGATCGGCGAACCTGTGAAAATCGCAGACGTCGATTTTGTTCTGCAAGGTGAAGCCACACAAGATCCTGAATTTATCGCCGTGACCAAGAATATCCCAGAAAAAGGGAGCATACTCAATCACGAGACCTATGATAATTATAAAAGTCACATCCAAAAAATTGCATTGAGTCGAGGTTATTTCGACGGTGATTTTTTAGTATCACGCTTAGAAGTCAGCCCCTCAACGCAACAAGCTTGGTGGCGCTTAAATTATGATAGTGGTGAACGTTACCGCTTCGGTGAAGTTACCTTTGAAAATGCGCAAATACGCGAAGATTATTTGCGTAACATGATTAATTTTAATAAAGGTCAGCCCTACCTGATTAATGATCTTTCTACCTTAACCAACAATTACACGTCGTCAAATTGGTTTAGCTCTGTTTTAATGCAACCTGTTTTAGATGAAGAACACAAAATTGTGAATGTCGATGTATTGCTCCAACCACGTAAAAAAAATAGCATGGAAGTGGGGATTGGCTGGGCATCTGATGTGGGACCTCGCTTGCAATTAGGTTGGACAAAGCCTTGGATTAACAATCGTGGTCACAGTTTCCGTACCAATTTATATGTTTCTGCGCCAAAACAGACCTTAGAAGCCACCTACAAAATGCCTTTATTGAAAAACCCGCTCAACTATTATTACGAGTACTCGGCGGGTTTAGAAAATGAAAATAAAAATGACACAGAATCCTTTGCCTCTTCCTTATCTGCAATTCGCTATTGGAATCATGAAGCAGGTTGGCAACATTCTTTAGGCTTACGTGTCCGTTATGACTCTTTTATTCAAGCGAATGTAAAAGACAAAACATTGCTTGTGTTCCCAACTGCCTCTGTCAGACGAACCCGTTTACAAGGCGGGCTATTCCCGACTTGGGGGGATACACAAAAACTCACCGTCGATTTAGGTCGTACATGGTGGCTGTCTGATGTGAATTTCCTCAAAATGCAAGGGTCGAGTTTATGGGTCAGAACTTATTTACAGCACCATCGTATCGTTACCCGACTAGAACTCGGCTGGTTACATACCAAAAATATCGAACGCATTCCACCCGCCTTGCGTTTTTTTGCGGGGGGCGATCGCAGTATTCGTGGTTATGGCTATAAAAAAATTGCGCCAAAAAACAATGCAGGCAAATTAGTTGGTGGCTCTCGCTTATTAACCGGGTCATTTGAATATCAGTATCAAGTGTATCCTGACTGGTGGTTAGCCACTTTCGCGGATACGGGACTGGCTGCTAACCAGTTTACAACAAAAGAATTACGCTATGGCGCAGGAATGGGGGTACGTTGGGCCTCACCCGTAGGGGCGATTAAGTTTGATATTGCCACCCCAGTCAGAGATAAAGACAACAGTAAAAATATCCAATTTTATATTGGACTAGGCGCGGAACTTTAA
- a CDS encoding translocation/assembly module TamB domain-containing protein, producing MTEHIAAQPASPEQQNQTPPVKRPKSFWRKLLCGLSAVIFLSILALFITLSTSAGQRWLIEFVDKALPQLSIAQVNGGLQEGLVLNQVRFDAEGVQTQLEQVHLQLDLSCLWRLHICVKEIALHQPHIQVNTALLPPKAKEKPTSAPMQRIHLPISVDVDNMVVEQLRLVIDDNAVDLAYFQTAASLNNESGLTIAPTTIQALLVKVVSPTAAVKEPSQTEKAPIGWVQIEKQLSAPLLAKLENIVLPFDMHIQHIQGQHWQYQQVNDQHTQVIDIPVFQLQANATGAQIELSQFNVESNLANLHGSGHLQLDADFPLHVALHAEMHTLNEGEAILLPASQVDVTLSGNLKKQTALTLQSRGALNANLNGQFALSQEKTPFQIKLSSQDFRYPFQPVQPALVHIPQLNLQVSGNLLDYQLQLNTEAEGANIPKTALQFDAKGELLSLDITQLHLDTLKGSADLQGKIGWQNGVQWYSNLQLDKLNLSDYLAGLPTILSGQLFSTGLINQQQWLFDIPHLNLEGTLSQRPLALKGSLSVGSETWLHQLLLKVPDLVLTYGENKIVATGFLGEKSDLKLDINAPDLRGLMPNLSANLQGHLQLNGQLVQPTVALDLVGNQIKLNDLNINKVTLKGHVDMAKQTAGELALQVNKFQSGDVKLDTLDLTLHGNEAQHNLTLVSQGEPVAPKLSLEGQFDRATQRWQGALKQVSIASVIGHWHTDKNVVLAYDNPTMQTEISAHCWQNNDVELCFPQAFRVGKSGEVPFKITKFDLALVNDLLEQDLLQGQLQSEGKVAWFSDKPLQLNVQVKGDNLSFTQKIDYRTFGLDIPKLTLNADLQNNHFVLNSNLLLQDQGNISANLEVKDLAQARQLGGSLIIHKLNLDIFNQLLSNNEVITGDIVANLKFAGTLNAPNLNGQFKLSRLNAKMKSLPFDIEGGELALNFVGNRSTLNGHIKTPDSRLNLEGDASWQNLDNWTSRLHAKADQFKVDIPAMAKLKISPNVEITASPKRLQLTGNIDIPWARIEIESLPESAVSVSPDEVILDNQTSQKITAKLPSKTKSGMEILSDLKINIGQDVYLNAYGLKTNLNGLLSVRQEKGNLGLFGQIHLTNGRYASFGQDLLIRKGMISFSGQPSQPMLNIEAIRNPESMDTAGVVAGIKVLGLAESPEIKVFSEPGMSQDQALSYVLTGRSLENSGEAGSGGSIGAALLGLGLAKSGKAVGGIGQAFGIQDLNLGTQGVGDSSKVVVSGNITPRLQVKYGVGLFDGLAEFTVRYRLIPKLYLQSVSGVTQAVDLLYQFEF from the coding sequence ATGACAGAACATATCGCAGCACAACCAGCTTCACCTGAACAACAAAACCAAACCCCACCGGTTAAGCGCCCAAAATCGTTTTGGCGCAAACTGCTATGTGGTCTAAGTGCGGTCATTTTCTTATCAATTTTAGCGCTCTTCATCACACTCAGCACCAGCGCGGGTCAACGCTGGCTGATTGAATTCGTAGATAAAGCCTTACCTCAGCTCTCGATTGCACAAGTAAATGGTGGCTTACAAGAAGGTCTTGTCCTGAATCAAGTGCGTTTTGATGCAGAAGGGGTACAAACACAATTAGAACAAGTTCATTTACAACTGGATTTAAGCTGTCTATGGCGCTTACATATTTGTGTTAAAGAGATCGCTTTACACCAACCGCATATTCAAGTGAATACCGCGCTGCTGCCTCCAAAAGCAAAAGAGAAACCAACCAGTGCACCAATGCAACGTATCCATTTGCCTATTTCTGTTGATGTCGACAACATGGTAGTAGAGCAATTACGTCTTGTGATTGATGATAATGCCGTGGACTTAGCCTACTTCCAAACAGCAGCCAGTTTAAATAATGAGTCAGGCTTAACCATTGCACCAACGACAATTCAAGCATTATTAGTCAAAGTTGTCTCACCAACGGCAGCTGTGAAAGAACCGTCTCAGACAGAAAAAGCCCCGATTGGTTGGGTTCAAATAGAAAAACAGTTGAGTGCGCCTTTATTAGCAAAATTGGAAAATATCGTTTTGCCTTTTGATATGCATATTCAACACATTCAAGGACAGCACTGGCAATATCAACAAGTCAACGACCAACACACGCAAGTGATTGATATCCCCGTGTTTCAGTTACAAGCAAACGCCACTGGCGCGCAGATTGAACTCAGCCAGTTCAATGTAGAAAGTAACTTGGCAAATTTACACGGTAGCGGACACTTGCAACTTGACGCAGATTTCCCCCTGCATGTTGCACTACATGCTGAAATGCACACTTTAAACGAAGGCGAAGCAATTTTATTGCCCGCCAGTCAAGTAGATGTCACCTTGTCTGGAAATTTGAAAAAACAGACCGCACTTACGTTACAAAGCCGTGGGGCGTTAAATGCAAATTTGAACGGACAATTTGCGCTGTCTCAAGAAAAGACCCCCTTCCAGATCAAGTTAAGTAGCCAAGACTTCCGTTATCCGTTTCAGCCAGTACAACCAGCTCTTGTTCATATTCCTCAATTGAATTTACAAGTGAGCGGTAATTTACTGGACTATCAATTACAGCTAAACACCGAAGCAGAAGGCGCGAATATTCCCAAAACGGCGCTCCAATTTGACGCAAAAGGGGAATTATTATCACTTGATATTACTCAACTCCATCTTGATACCCTAAAAGGCAGCGCTGATCTACAAGGGAAAATTGGTTGGCAAAATGGGGTGCAATGGTATAGCAATTTACAGCTTGATAAATTAAATTTGAGTGACTATTTGGCAGGTTTGCCTACCATACTATCAGGGCAATTGTTCTCGACAGGATTAATTAATCAACAGCAATGGCTGTTTGATATCCCACATTTAAACTTAGAAGGTACGCTATCACAACGCCCATTAGCGCTCAAAGGCAGTTTGAGTGTGGGGTCAGAAACATGGCTTCATCAATTATTGTTAAAAGTGCCTGATTTAGTGTTAACTTACGGAGAAAATAAGATTGTTGCCACCGGTTTTCTTGGTGAAAAATCAGATCTCAAACTCGATATTAACGCCCCTGACCTACGTGGTTTAATGCCAAACTTAAGCGCGAATTTACAAGGTCATCTCCAGCTAAATGGACAACTTGTGCAGCCTACTGTCGCCCTAGACTTAGTTGGTAATCAAATCAAACTTAATGACTTGAATATCAATAAAGTTACCTTGAAAGGTCATGTGGATATGGCGAAACAAACCGCCGGTGAACTGGCATTACAGGTAAATAAATTCCAATCTGGCGATGTAAAACTGGATACGTTAGATTTAACCTTACATGGTAATGAAGCGCAGCATAATCTGACCTTAGTTTCTCAAGGTGAGCCTGTTGCACCTAAACTCAGTTTGGAAGGGCAATTTGATCGTGCGACACAACGTTGGCAAGGTGCATTAAAACAAGTGTCGATTGCCTCAGTTATTGGACATTGGCATACCGATAAAAACGTTGTTTTAGCCTATGATAATCCGACGATGCAAACTGAGATTTCTGCACATTGTTGGCAAAATAACGATGTGGAGCTTTGCTTTCCACAGGCATTTCGTGTCGGCAAAAGTGGCGAAGTACCATTTAAAATAACGAAATTTGATTTAGCGTTAGTCAATGATCTCCTCGAACAAGATCTGCTACAAGGGCAATTACAAAGTGAAGGAAAAGTTGCTTGGTTTAGTGACAAACCGCTCCAGCTGAATGTCCAAGTCAAAGGGGATAATTTAAGCTTCACACAAAAAATAGACTACCGTACTTTTGGCTTAGATATCCCTAAACTCACATTAAACGCGGATCTACAGAATAACCATTTCGTACTCAACAGTAATCTCCTACTGCAAGACCAAGGCAATATCAGTGCGAATCTCGAGGTCAAAGATTTAGCACAAGCACGCCAATTGGGCGGAAGCTTGATAATTCATAAACTGAATTTAGATATTTTTAATCAGTTGCTATCCAATAACGAGGTCATCACGGGGGATATTGTCGCTAACTTGAAATTTGCGGGTACCCTCAATGCCCCCAACTTAAACGGTCAGTTCAAGCTTTCTCGCTTAAATGCCAAAATGAAATCATTACCTTTTGACATTGAAGGCGGGGAGCTGGCGTTAAACTTTGTAGGTAACCGTTCAACATTAAATGGTCATATAAAAACACCAGACAGCCGCTTAAATTTAGAGGGTGATGCCAGTTGGCAGAACTTAGATAATTGGACATCTCGCTTACATGCCAAAGCTGACCAATTTAAAGTTGATATTCCCGCGATGGCGAAACTTAAAATCAGTCCGAATGTGGAAATCACCGCCAGTCCAAAACGCTTGCAGTTAACGGGCAATATTGATATCCCATGGGCAAGAATTGAAATTGAAAGCTTACCGGAAAGTGCGGTCTCTGTCAGTCCTGATGAAGTCATCCTAGACAATCAGACATCACAAAAAATCACCGCCAAACTGCCAAGCAAAACCAAATCCGGAATGGAGATTCTGTCCGACTTAAAAATTAATATTGGACAAGATGTCTATCTGAACGCGTATGGATTGAAAACCAACCTCAATGGGTTACTCAGTGTACGTCAAGAAAAAGGCAATCTGGGTCTCTTTGGGCAAATTCATTTAACCAATGGTCGCTATGCTTCCTTTGGGCAAGATCTGTTGATCCGCAAAGGCATGATCAGCTTTTCTGGTCAACCTTCACAACCCATGCTAAACATTGAAGCAATTCGTAATCCTGAATCCATGGATACCGCTGGTGTCGTCGCTGGAATTAAAGTCCTTGGGCTCGCCGAAAGTCCTGAGATCAAGGTCTTCTCCGAACCCGGTATGTCACAAGATCAAGCCTTATCTTATGTGCTGACAGGGCGTTCATTAGAAAACAGTGGCGAAGCTGGCTCTGGTGGGTCTATTGGCGCCGCTTTACTCGGACTCGGGCTCGCGAAAAGTGGTAAAGCCGTTGGCGGAATTGGACAAGCCTTTGGTATTCAAGATCTAAACTTAGGCACCCAAGGCGTCGGCGATAGCTCGAAAGTGGTGGTCAGTGGCAATATCACACCACGTTTACAAGTCAAATATGGTGTGGGTCTGTTTGATGGACTGGCGGAGTTTACGGTACGTTATCGCTTAATCCCTAAATTATATTTACAATCTGTTTCCGGTGTCACCCAAGCGGTGGATTTGCTATATCAATTTGAATTTTAA